The segment ACATTTTTACTGGATATTTTTTATATCCAAAAAAGTGAGACTTATTTTTGCTTGTAGACCACACCACTGCTACTTGCTCttcaacttatatatatataaacgacaTATTAGCACAAGACATATAGTGCATCACTGCCTTCCGtagccactagatggcactgtagCAATTAGCATGATATGGGgcagagaagaaaaaaagaaaatctgaatgTCTACTagactgcacgagtactctctaTAACAGTCTATGACCTAGCATTACAACAGTATGCGGTATTGCATTATTCACGTTCTAGCTGAAAATAAGCATCTTTCTAAAACGAGGGGTtttcaagcaaaaaaaacaaacaaaacaaaacactatgtAAGCCAATTTACACATTCCATTGCATTTCAGCAACATGATggagttatgtttattttttctcataactttttttggttttataatTTATAGTTTTTGCATATAATTTACTGAGCAACGTCTACAGATACATTAGAAATCATTGCTACTGTGAATTGAATGGGTACTATGACCTGCAACGGTTGCAATCGTATTTGTTGTTATAAGAAATGAACCATGTTTGCAATAAGCACTGACTTGTTCTTGACctattaaatatatttacttGCATTCACTGTAACATAGTGATTGGTTGAAGAAATAGTGCGTATAGTTTATAAGCCAATAAGCCAATAAGCCAATAATGAGCTAAGTGTACACTATGAACTTTACTGGTCAATTTCCACCTATAATATTGTGGTTGTATACGAGAGTGAGGTTTATTGAATGAAATCCCTGTACACTAGCAGAAAGACAGTTGATAACAAccgaaatatattttaaaaaaagaacagttttaAGCTTATAACTTTAAACCAGTTGATAATTGTAATGTACGATATACATTACGCCCCAATTGAAAATCTGACCCGTTCTAGATTAGTTCTTACCCATTCTAGAAAGGGTTGCTCGCTTAAGAATTCTCATTAGCTTAACGGGGAAAACAAGAGGAATAATTTCAAGGTAAGTGATCCTTCATTTCCTTAAACGGTATTTTTGtcatagaaaaaacaaaaccccaCGCCACTATCCAGAATCACTGAATTAGCAAGTTGTCCACCTTATCCCTTAGAATGGATCCGATTCACACATTCATTCATACATATTGATACAGGTGCAGGGCTGAAAATCTGAACAAAAAACATAGTGTTTTCTGCATTAGCCAACTTGAACGGTACCAGACCTCCTGTACGTTGTAAATACTGAAAACAAGTTATGAATCGGTTACCTTTACCAAAGACCTTTTGTctttttgctttaaaaagtgtTCAGGGTTTGTTTTAAAATTCATAGTGTCGCTGTGCAAGGTGTGAAACGACATTACCATGGTCCATTATCCTATAGAATACACGCTTGCTTGAACACACACATTTTCTTCAACTGTAACCTGGAAACCCTGCATTAGATCTCTGGTATTTTTTAGTACAAAAAACGAGAGAATGCGATGCTGTGAGAGTGTGATGCTTTGCCAGGGGTACATTGTCAacttaaagacatttcaaagaAACAACCCATCCACTTTTCCCTTCCAGACATTTTGAATCAGCCAATGAGGGAAAGGCATGGTATATTGGAATGTAAATCAGGAAGAGCGCGTGTTCCCGAACATCTGAAGCGCAGGATTGTTTATTGAGCTCCCGGAGCCACGCGCCTGGCTTGCAAAACCAGTGAACAGAAGAAAGCGAGCAGCCGGGCGGGGCTTGGAGTGGAGCGTGCGACTCCAACAGGGGGTGGGGTGTGGACGCGTGTTGAAAAAGAGGAGTGCTGCCAAAATTTGCTTCAGATCGGCTACTGGAGTAGGTGCTTGTAGGTTAGGAGGATCGACGTCCTGTGCACTCCAGCCACACGCCCCACGCGAACGCCACGAGAGCAACACGCAAACAACACTGTCGACCTGTCAACTTTTACAACAACAATAGTGGCCATTTTTTTAAAAGCGATGGATAGCACCTTTGCAACTGCACAGATCATGCAAAGTGCATACAGTTTTGGACTTGAGAGCCGCGGCGTTGTTGCCCTACAAGCCTCCACACAGGAGTGTGGTGGCGGCTCCATGCTCCCCTCTTCCAATAGCAAGAGCAAGGTGCTGAAGAGGCAACGATCCAGCTCGCCAGAGCTGCTGAGGTGCAAGAGGAGACTAAGCTTTAACGGGCTCGGATACACAATCCCACAGCAGCAACCTGTAGCGGTGGCAAGGCGGAATGAAAGGGAGAGGAATCGGGTCAAGCTGGTGAACATGGGCTTCCAGACCCTCCGCCAACACGTTCCGAACGGGGCTGCCAACAAGAAGATGAGTAAAGTGGAGACACTGAGGTCGGCAGTGGAGTATATCAGAGCCTTGCAGCAGCTTCTAGATGAGCACGATGCGGTGTCAGCGGCTTTCCAGTGCGGAGTACCCTCCCCGACCATATCCACAAGCTACTCCGCGGACCCCGGCTCTCCCCATTCCACCTACTCGTCAGATGAGGGAAGTTACGAGCATCTCAGTTCGGAAGAGCAGGAACTACTAGATTTCACCACTTGGTTTGACAGATACTAATGAGGTGTGCTTTGTTTAATGCATATTGGTAGCTTGTACTAAGTATCGATTTATTTTAGACATGGGTAGACTTTTACTTTACGCATTTAAATGTTGTTTGCAAACCAGTTTGTAATATCGTGTCTTCTCTTATTTTTTGCAGAAGTTGAAAGTTTCGATTTGGAATGAATTCAACCGGAGTTACCTCTAAATCACTGCTGTTTCCATGTTACAGATGGGTCTGTATCCACTACCTAGCTACACTGTCAGCCTACGAGTCGTGACAGACAGACTTGCAGCTCGTCAGGATTCTTTGAACATACTTCCAAGACAAAAGCCTGTGGacttattaacaacaacaataataacaacaaaaaaactaagtGCAATTAATATTATACAACGTGGACCATGAAGATTGATTACTATTTTGAAGCGGTCTGAATGTGGTACCCGATGTACTACTCTAGATGTAGTATGTGGGTGATCCGTATGCATGAAATAAATGCTGCCACTTTTTAGCTCTTGCACCCTCGGTTCTGTTGGAAATAACAGTGCACACTTTGATGcttccttttatatatattttaaattgatgtacaatttctattttgtatttgttctcgTTGCATTGCATTATATGAAGAcgtatttttgtacataaagcgaaagaaaaaaaaatgttactttcGTTAGGAGAGCGTTGGCATGCAGGTCTGTAAACCTCTGTCCTGTTGGAATCTAGTTTATACATGTGGTGTGTCTATTGGTGTAATCATAGTGCTGTTCACACTTATTAAGTATGAttgaagggttttttttaatgtatggaaAGCGTTTTATGTCTGCACTTGTGTCTCCTCCTCTGTTTCTACTAAAATGTAAAtatgcaattattttaaaaagagatgatattttatgtaaaaataggCTTTATAAATAAAGATGTTCTATTTATACGTCCTTTGTTGTGGTACTTTTATGGGCGTTGTGTTGCACAGTTCACCGGATATCCAGTCACGCTTTAAATATTCAATCACATCTGAGCAAAAGGAAAGAAGCTTGTTGGAGAACTAGACAAGTCGTGTTTTTAAAATCAAGATCTGGGTTGATACAATTCAGCATTTTCACCATCACAAGTTATACCCTGAAGAACATTTCTTTATgcactataaataataataataataataataataataataataataataataataataatacattgaagcAAGTGTACATATTTACACTAACCTATGAAtatgtggattattattattattattattattattattattattattattattattattattattaatagtagtagtataatatatatatatatatatatatatatatatatatatatatatatatatatatatatatatatatatatagtgtgccgACCACCTACAAGTTGATTCTATCATATAACATTATTATGGGTGTACAGAGAGACACCCTATTTACTTGTTAGTCAAGCAGTAGATAACGCACACACAGTGAAGCTGCCTAAAAAAcaggaaatactaaaataaactataaGATCAATGACAAAAGTTTCGACtacaagtctttttcaatgtcttcaaatgttttCTTTAGTCTTCTCAACATTTGCAGACATCGAAAAAGACTTCtatagtcaaaacgtttgtcactgtgtattagtttattttagcatttctaaattcatCTCTTTTGAGTGTTTTGTAGTTATGGATGCATACAAAAAACTAGAAGTATATTTTACCCCAATTCAAACGATGCATGGTGTCAATGAATAGTTTTGACAGGTATCATTCAATACACATGCGCAGAAACTTCTTTCTTTTTGGTGGTGAGCAGGTGTATTATATGTATCTAGCCGAGAGGTCGCAAGCCTGTAATTCGGATATAAACCAACATATTCTTCTATATGCTTTGTCATATAAAAGCCAATTACGTTTTTTGCTTACCCAAAAACGTTTTCGCAGCAGCTGGGCCAAATTCTCAAGACTCCATTAAGGAGACGTATACCAGTCTTAtgctttgttgttattgtttactcCACAGATTAACATTCATTTTCGCTATATGTGTCATGCACGCCATCCCTGCGCGCACACGTCATTCAACAGTAAAAAAGGCTCTCGGGGGTCTCAGGGGCTACATGAAATACGGTTGAAGAGAAATGCTACAATAACGCGTGTCAAAATTCTTCTTACTCTAGAAAGTTCAATCCAATAAACCTATGTTGTTTTGCGGCTATCACTTGTAACCTGATCAAAGTGCCCTCTCCCTTCGAATCGGGCCCGGACCCCCAAAGTACCCCAAAGCACCCCAAAGTTACCACAAAGTAACTACAAACAATATTTAAACAGGGGATTGTGAGACCCATTAAAAATGCTTTTGCAACCTCATTATACGTATAATGTGGTTCCccatttttattgtaaaacattgtCGACAAAATCTGTCACGCAGAATGTACCGGGGGTTACGTTCACCTGCAGGACAGCTCTGCAAACAGAATCAGTCTGGCCACAAAAGGTACGAGGCACTGCATAAATAGGGTAGGCTTACAACAGTGTACTATCCATACCTTTTGAGCTGTGAAAGGGGAAACTTAAAAGCGTCAGTCCTTGCAATTGAGAATCCACAATACCAGTGAAACTGCATGCCTGCCACGTCTCATTACAAAGCCTGCATAATGGAATGAATACAAATCGAACTGTATCGACTCCCAGGGAGAATAACGACACCCTTCTTTATGAACGCAATAAATTAATTTGGAATCTACT is part of the Acipenser ruthenus chromosome 27, fAciRut3.2 maternal haplotype, whole genome shotgun sequence genome and harbors:
- the LOC117431927 gene encoding achaete-scute homolog 1b-like, coding for MDSTFATAQIMQSAYSFGLESRGVVALQASTQECGGGSMLPSSNSKSKVLKRQRSSSPELLRCKRRLSFNGLGYTIPQQQPVAVARRNERERNRVKLVNMGFQTLRQHVPNGAANKKMSKVETLRSAVEYIRALQQLLDEHDAVSAAFQCGVPSPTISTSYSADPGSPHSTYSSDEGSYEHLSSEEQELLDFTTWFDRY